From Trachemys scripta elegans isolate TJP31775 chromosome 18, CAS_Tse_1.0, whole genome shotgun sequence:
AGCTGCCTTGAGGATCCTCTCTCcagccaggggctgggggaggcgatggggggctggggaggggtgtcTTGGTGCACTGGCCTTTCCCTGGACCTAGAGCAGGTCTTGGGGGCTGGGGGGCACCAGACACTGACGTCTGCACTCATAGGCAGGGACATCAGGCCTTGAATAACCCACCCCTCCCGTGGCTgatctgtgctgtggggctggtgcCTGCCCTCCAGGGCCTGTGCACTGTGCGGGGCCCCCAGCGCCTGTGCACTGTGCGGGGCCCCCAGCGTAACGcattcctgcctctttccacacCAGCTGGGGGGGGCAGAGCGCTCGCCTCCTGCCCCCACGTGGTGCCACACTCCTCATGCAGAGAACGAGCGGCTCAGTTCCTGGGGTGGGCGAGCAGGGCAGATGCCTGGCCAGGccgagctgctgctggagccctggaggaGCCAGGCGCCCGCCCGgaagcagggaatggggcacACGCAGGAGTGACCAGGCGAAGGGCGTTGACATGGGCATACGGGAGTTCAGGTGAAATGAGTGCATGGCTCTTCGGGCCTCACCCCACGGCTCGGCTGCAGGCACAGAGCGGGCATGCTGCCCCACGGCTCGGCTGCAGGGGGAGAGTTTCTCAGGGAGAGGCCTAGGCTGCTGGGAATTTTCCCTAGCAAAGCACGCTGCCTGCTGCCCCCCCGAGTGGCACAGAAAGGGAGCCATTCCACCCTGTACCAGCCCTGCAGGCCCCTGCGCCCCATGGTGGCTCCCAACGCGGTGGGGTAATtcacccccctcctgctccctctaCCACACAGCCcccaggaggaggggcaggccCTTGTTCCTGGGTGCGCtttaaggccccgatcctgcgcTGAGTGCTGGTGGGTGACTTCGTGGGTTCAGGCTGTGAACCTGCCCTTCGACCCTTCCTTTTCTCTTGTCCTGGGCCCCGCGTGGGGTCTGTGTGCATCGTTCAGTGGGGCGCTCTGCACACAGACCCCGTCCCTCCCTGAGCCTCGCGCTGCAGCGCCTggggggccaggggccgggcaggagggaggattCTGTTTCTCTGGGGCAGGAAAGCCCCCTGGGCACATGGGGGCATGTGCAGCTTCTGTGGCAGCCGgcaagggtggggaaggggaaaggctgcTGGGGCCGGGAGCTGCTAATCCTGCCACCAGCACCAAGGCAATGGGCAAAGTTCTCTGCCCCCGGCTCCTCTCCCAGGCGCGCTGGGACAAAGTCCACACGCGGCGGCTCCAGGGGCCCCCAGGCCGGGTCTGCCCAGGGCAGGGCCTGTCGCCCACAGGCCATGTGGGCTGAGCCATGGGGCGGGAGCTACACATGGGACCTCACGGCGTAGAACAGAACCGTGCCCATCCTGGGACCTGGCAGATCCCAGGGGCTGCCCTGTACCCACTGCCCCCTAccccccagcctccccaccctgtacctcccagcccctcacccaTACCGTTGCCCCCTGCTCCACCACTGCCCCATACCCCCAGGCCcgtaccgcccccccccccactgccctatACCGTCCAACCCCTCCTACCCCGGCCCTCCCACTGCCCATCCCCCACTTCTCTcgtccaccccccaccccccaccccgccgccgGGCTCTGACCCGGCCCGGATGGAGGAATCCCCGCGGGACCCGGCTGCTGGGCTGGGCGGCCGCGGCCTGCGACACCGGGCAGGTGCGGGCAgggcccgggggggcgggggcgggggcggggaggcgggcgctggctggggaggggcgcaGGGCTCGGGGGGGAGCAGGCCGGGGGCAgggccccgggggaggggggcgcagggCTCGGGGGGGagcaggccggggggggggggcgggggccggccgggggcaggggcccggggggggggggggNNNNNNNNNNNNNNNNNNNNNNNNNNNNNNNNNNNNNNNNNNNNNNNNNNNNNNGGgcgctggctggggaggggcgcaAGGCTCGGGGGGAAGCAggccgggggcagggctcggggggGAGCAGGCCGGGGGGTGGCGGAGCAggccgggggcagggccttggggtccCTCGCGTATTAAGTTTTGTTCCTGAACTTGCCGTTGCAGTGGAGCTGGCGCTGGCTTGGCCCCCCGCGGGGCAGCCCTGGctccccccttctctgcccccgcccccgctcAGCAGGCCCTAGGCATTGCACTAGCCCCAGGGGTGCCCAGCAGCAGGGACCCCCTGAAGGGGACAGTCTGTTCGTCCGTCCAGGGGCACGTGCTGCCCCCTTACAGATACCGCCCCACCGTCGTCACGTGACAGGGCTGGGTCCTGGCACTGCCCCCCCGGGCCGCTGGATCCCAGCTCGCTCAGCGCCCCCCCCGTGCCAGACGCGTCTCTGGACCGTGCCAGGCCGGCAGGCGCCTTCCCCTTTAAATCCTGCACAGCCCTCTCGcccgctcccattggcttcccTGCAACCCGCGACCCGCCCTCCCGCAGCTGAGCCAATGAGAACGTGCCCAGATggcagccctgccctggagcCCCGCACGCCCTGGGCTGGCTCGCCTGTGGCTGGAGGCAGCGCCCGTTTGCGCCCTGCGGGCACCCGGCCGAGGCGCGAGGCCGGCTTGCAGGTCAGAGCCGCGGGCAGAGTGTGGCTGGGGGGtgccctgcctgcccccgcccccgccagcaATGCGGGGCGCTCGGAGGTCTGCGACCACCAGCAgggcgctggggcgggggggggcacccGGCCGGAGCATGCCCCTGTGGAGGGGGCCCCACGCTCAGCCTGCAGCTGTTAGCaccgggctggcaggggctgagcgtgTAAAAGGGGGTCACGCCCCGAAGGAGCCcgagggcagagtggggggaggcgctctggggaggggaggtgtgaaAGGGGCGCTCCGGCACTGGCTTTGCGCCCCACCGCCTGCTGGGGGCTGTGGCCGGTGAGTGCACTTCTGTCGCCCCAGCACGGGGTGAGTGAGCCCGGGGCACGTGGGAGCGGTCCCCCAACAGAGCCGAGACCCCGGGGGACAGAGCCGAGACGCCGGGGGACGAGGTGTACTATACCCTGCTCCCCCACTCGGCTGCACCAGGCCCCGGGGAGCCAGCGCGTCTCCCCCGCAGCAGGGCTGTAGTCCTGCCAGCCTGGTGGAGGGCGCTACCTTTTCACCTTTGCATCCTTCGGAGCAAGGGTCAGGCTTCAAACCCTTGCTAGCATGCAGGAGTCggcctctgcccctgctccactgacgtgcctcttctctgcccccagcacGGAGGGGGTGGCCTTCCTCGATTACccgtgccccctccccagcctccagGCCCGGCTGGTCCAATACAGCCTGACCCTCCACAGCAGCGTCATGCAGGAGCGGGTGAGTCGGggactgcagggggaggggctggctggagactcggggggcagagcagagctgcctggactagtgggtggggggcagagtcaCAGGGGCTGATGTCCTCAGTGCACACACCCGCCCCCCAGCAGGCGACCAGCCCGGACCCATTTTGGGCCCTAGGGAGTAAGCCAGCAGCTAGGGAAAATGGCATTGCGCCCACGTTCGGCAGATGCCCAGTGGGCATCCCATGGCGGGTGCAGAGGCAGAAAGTGGGGCTGGTTTTCGATATCACGTAACTTTTCAATGTTATCAGGCATCCAATCCCAAACGATgaaatcccagccagggccattCCTCAAAGACCCAGAGTCTAATTGTGCAGAAAGCTTCTAAATACCATTGATAATGCAAGTGTGTCCTCAGAGTAGTTCCTGTTCTGGAGCGTTCAGGAAATGTTTCACCTCAGGAGATAGTTTGTGCATTTCCCTCAACCTTTTTGCCTTTGGTTAAAGCAAAAGGCTGTAGTGACAGGACAGCGTGAGTGTGTCTGTCCCATGTAATACATCTCACTATTTGTCACACGTTGTGGCATGGACTGATTTgagaaaatgtaattataaaacaGAGTTCTGCTGGGCCAGAGACACTTGTGTAAAGCAGACATGGGACGACTAATTATTTCTTACTGTCACTGACTACAGTGACAGTACATGTAAAGTACTGACATAACAGTAAGGGCCCTTTGTAGAAGGGCTGCAGAATGTCTTGTGAGAGTATATTGTGGGAACACCGCTGTATACCCAGAGACTTGTACGTAACCCCTACCTAGAACTACTGCATGGCTAATGCAACGTCCTTCGTATGGTTGGCAGTCACAGTCATTTGCAGTATCTGTCTCTGACGTGTCCGATGCGCCGTTGCTGCATTTGTCACTGTCACAGCCGCATGCATCAGAGCCCACCGCATCTTCCCTACCGCGCCtgctctcccagcttggtatcgccCGCAGACTTGATACGTGCACTCTCTTTGCCATTATCGATATCACTGATGAAGCTATTGACCAGACCCAATCCACACgggttagtttgacatgatttgttcttgacttATCACCATATTATCTTCTAGCTGCTTCCCAAGTGATTGCTtgattacttgctccattatctttctgactGGCCCagaattccccgggttgtcctttaGAGCTAGATACGGTATTTGCTGATCCATCACCTGGGGCTAAAAATACTTCCCAAACTTACCAGACCAGGACTGGTCGCACTCCACACCTGCATTAGCAATTATATTTAGAAGCTTTCTGCCAATTTGGGTCAAAGTCAGCCTCCGGGGGGCCGCCCCCTGGCACTGTGTGTGTTTACAGGTTTTTCTGCCTGGGTGCCCAATGCCCGTGAGGTGGGTCACGCGCCCTCTGACCTGACCCGTCCCCAGCGCCTGGCACTGGCCGTGTGGGTGCCATGCTGGAGATGGCACGGGCAGCTGGCGGAGGCCGTGGACGGCTAAGGAAAAGCATCCAGAGGgtctgggatggagggggggcgGCAGgtggtgggggcctggggcaatgcGGGCAGGTGAGCACAGCCACGTGTAGTGGGTCTAGGGGCCAGCTGGCAGCAGCTCCCATAATGGAGGTGGCATTGATGGAGGAAAGGGATGGGAGTCCCAGTCCAGCTCTGTACCTGGCTGCAGGTTATTCCCGTCCCCTCCATGGCAAATGGGGTGGAGCTGGCACTGTGGGGCTGGCCCTAGGCTTACAGGGGAACCAGCAGGTGCTCCCCATTTCTGATCCCCCCCTTCTCACGCCCCAGGCCTTGCTGAAGCACCCCAGACCCCGCCGCTCACGCTCTGTGGGGGGGAGGCCTACGGCAGCCCGGCGAGGCCCCCATGTGTTGGACAAGGCACTGCCGATGCCCAAGGGACACCTCCAGCCGCGCTCCATGatcactgccagcagcaggaacaagtCGGGGAGCCCGACACCAGAGCTCCCAGGAGCCAGTGTGGGCCCTGAGCACagccaggcagggggtggggcgaCCCTTGAGCCCAGAGGTGACCGGAATCACCTGGACACAGCGCCaccctctggcagctccctgaaCACCCGAGCCACAGGTGGGCAGCACTCAGCCCCCATGCTCCCACCAACAGACGCTCTGCCGCAGGCCAGTGCAACTCCCGGAGGTGTCAATGGGCCTgcggctccgccccccccccaccacccaaagTGCAGGAGGGCCCTGGGCGCCTGGCATGCTCGTGTCCCAACGCTGGGGCCCAGAGGGGAGCCGTGCCGGAGGGGCAGGCCCCACAGGCCTACGTGCCCACGCCCCGCACGGAGGAAGCGGCCTGGGCCGCCAGCGCCCTGACCTTCCTGCTGGTGGTGCTGACCCTCGCCATCCTGTACACCCGGCTCCACCGCAAGTGCCATAAGAGCCAGAGCCTCTACTGGGCCCCGGACGACGCGGGGCAGGAACCCCTGGCCGGTGAGTGCCAcagcaccccccctcccctcgggTGAGAGCCCAcagcaccccccctcccctcgggAGAGTACCCACagatccccccatcccctcccctcggGAGAgtgcccccagctcccccctcccctcgggTGAGTGCCCACAGCACTCCCACTCCCTCGGGTCAgtgcccccagctcccccctccccgtgGGTGAGTGCCCACAGcactcccactccccccctcgGGTGAGtgcccacagcagcccccccctTCCGCCCCTCCCATCGGGAGAGTGCCCAcagcactccccctcccccctccggtGGGGCCTGACCACGCTCTGTCTCTGTGCAGCTCTGCTCAGGAGACGGCTCCTGTCGGCCCCCAGCAGGCGCAAGAAgcggcagcgcccccagcagagGCGGCTGCTGCTCCAGGGGGCGTCGAGCGAGAGCTCGGACTAGCGGGGAGCGCATGGGCAAGACACACCTGGGGCCGGGGCTGTGCTGAATAAAGTGTTTGAAGAGAGGTGCTGTGTCTGGCTGCCCCTGGTGGGCGGAGGgcaggaagggctggctgggggctcAGCATGTTCCCGGGGTGAGCCAGGGCTGCTGGCAGACAGGGCCACAGTCACAACTTTATTTGATACAAATGTACAGTACACACCTGGCCGTACaggccccagccagcctgggcccttctccgccccttccccacggCTTCCCCGGGCACCCAGCTCCTGGCGAGGGTCAGAGCCTGCCGGGGGAGCCGGGGCCCTTGGCACTGTGACTTGGGCTGTAGAGAGAAATCCAGActcagctcctggggcagtgggggagggcccAGGGGCTGGGCATGAGGCGAGGAGCCTGCCACGGAGCAGCCGTgcatggggagaggctgggggctcacactcacacacagggGGAACATGCCGGTCGCCAGCCATGGCCGGGCTCCGGGTCCAGTGTAATGCTGCGGGCTGAGACCGCTATGGGGGTGGCAGCTCTGCCCACCACAGACAGCTACACacgtggggcgggggagagggccGAGGGCTCCCCGCTGCCCAGTTAGTGGTTCCTTGGCTGATGGCGGGTGGGGCTGGGAGAACAGAATGAGGGGCTATGTACAGGGGGGCACACACAGCCACACCACGCGGCTGGGCATTGGCACCTGCTCCATCGGGGAGTGTCCCTAGGGctgctgtgtgggggaggaggctgggccaGTGCCACGCCAGGACACTGGCAGCGTGGGGGGAGAGGGCACTGCCGGAGCCCCACGCTGGCAGCACGGGGGACCAGGAATGGCATGTGCTCAGGTCCCATGGGCAGACTAAGGACACTTGCATTGGCTATTCCCCGGCCCCACGTCCTGcccgttgggggggggggggggagccaccaGGCGGGGACCAGGCCTCACTGCTTCTTCTCGCGGGTGGTGATGGTGACCAGCTGCTTGGCGGCCTTGGCGATGTCGTAGGCACACTGGATGACCTGCTGCGTCAGGAGCTGGTAGTCCACGGGCGCGCCAGGCTCCGGCGGCATGGTCTTGCGGCACTCGCTCTGCAGCCGGTAGGCACTGGCGTTGAGCAGCCGCAGGGAGCTGCGCACCGTCTCCAGGGCTGGCTTCTGCAGCAGGGCAGAGACAGGCCTTGGGGCTCAGCTCCCGCTGCCAGGCAGGGGCGccggggcaggacaggggtggaaCCCTGGGCACAGGGCAGACAGGCCCCTCTTACCTTGGGGAAGAGCGAGGCCATCTCGGTGACGGCGGAGTGGATCTTCTCGGAGCAGGGCACGAAGctgggggagaaggcagagctgTGAGGCCTGGCCCAGCCACAGCACGAGTCCCACCCCCAGTGGGGCATAGCCGGGACGCCAGGTGGCTCCAGTTCCCGCACTCAACCCCCAGCAGACACCAAGTGCAGAAAATGCACATACCGGGAGCTGGAGCAGCCTACTCCCAACCCCagcaatgcagccacttctgggggatgggcagtggcagcagcacacaACGGCCCAAGAGATACTGAGGCAGAGCCCTTAGACCAACCGGAACTGCAGGGGGTCGTTGGCTGGCAGCATCCagcccccagtccctcccccaccctgaggAACCTGGCCAGGAAAGGGGGGCTCAGCTCTAGTGCCCATGGCTCTGAGCCCCCAGCCCCAGTTCCGCCCCTACCTGTCATGCTTGAACTCCTGGGCGGCCCGCAGCAGCTCCTGGATGTTCTTGGTGACCTGCTCCGTCTTCAGGATCACGTCCTCGGTGCTGGGCAGCCCGGGATCCAGCTCCCCGTCCAGGGCCTCCAGCTCCGCGTGGAAGTCGTCGTCTTTCCCCAGGTCCAGGAACCGCTTCCCGTCCATGCTGCAGGGATGGAGCCGGCGCTGGGTCAGGGGCAGCCGGGCAGCAGGCCATGAACCAAGGCAACCCCCGGTCCagccagggagggggctgggccaggcccatGGGAGGCGATCGCTCGCCAGGAGACCTGCCCCAGGCTGCTCCAGGGCCCTTGCCTCAGGGGCTGCGCACCAACGCTGGGTGAGATTCCCAGCGCTCTGCCCGCCAGCATGGGCACCGGGCCTGGAGAGCCGCCAAGTGCACTtcggccctgcccctcccctgagcagcatctccctggccccgcccctcccccagcagcatcTCCCTGGCCGCGCCCCCCACCAagcccttaccccccccccagcagcatctccctggccccgccctccactaagcccctcccctccccaggcagcatctccctggccccgccccaccctgccAGGCCCCGCCCCTGACCTGAGCAGTGTCTCGCCAGCCTGTGTGTTGTCATAGTCGCTGTCAGTCCCGCTGCCGTGCCGGTCCAGCTTGCTGGTCTAGAGGGGAGGCGGAGCAGCGTCAGGTGcaggctccacccccagctccccacggGGTCCatgaccccccccttccccatggtaGGCTCCTGGACCCTCCCCTGCGGGGCTGGGGAACCCCATCATGGGGCTCCCTGTACAGAGCTCTCCCCCGCCCCGGGCATAGGGCTGGGATCTGCCCCAGTGACGGGCACAGGGACGATGCAGCCACCCCGCCCACCCAGAGATGGGGACCCCCAACACCCAGCATCGAGGGCTTAACCCCCCACTCGTCTGCCCCA
This genomic window contains:
- the LOC117867444 gene encoding basic salivary proline-rich protein 1-like isoform X1 — its product is MQRTSGSVPGVGEQGRCLARPSCCWSPGGARRPPGSREWGTRRSDQAKGVDMGIREFSTEGVAFLDYPCPLPSLQARLVQYSLTLHSSVMQERALLKHPRPRRSRSVGGRPTAARRGPHVLDKALPMPKGHLQPRSMITASSRNKSGSPTPELPGASVGPEHSQAGGGATLEPRGDRNHLDTAPPSGSSLNTRATGGQHSAPMLPPTDALPQASATPGGVNGPAAPPPPHHPKCRRALGAWHARVPTLGPRGEPCRRGRPHRPTCPRPARRKRPGPPAP
- the LOC117867444 gene encoding basic salivary proline-rich protein 1-like isoform X2; this encodes MAALPWSPARPGLARLWLEAAPVCALRAPGRGARPACSTEGVAFLDYPCPLPSLQARLVQYSLTLHSSVMQERALLKHPRPRRSRSVGGRPTAARRGPHVLDKALPMPKGHLQPRSMITASSRNKSGSPTPELPGASVGPEHSQAGGGATLEPRGDRNHLDTAPPSGSSLNTRATGGQHSAPMLPPTDALPQASATPGGVNGPAAPPPPHHPKCRRALGAWHARVPTLGPRGEPCRRGRPHRPTCPRPARRKRPGPPAP